One Halarcobacter ebronensis genomic window carries:
- the hisJ gene encoding histidinol-phosphatase HisJ, with translation MRVDLHNHTTLCNHATGTMEEYIQKAIEIGIDVYGFSDHAPMPFDPKYRMDISLKSSYEKSIEELQEKYKNSIEILKAYEVDFMQNSSLMLDEILTSKVDFLIGSVHFLQEKNSELWGFDNPEFIGKYKEKDIDLIWSDYFTAIKELAKSRLFDIVGHLDLIKLFKYLPKKDIKLLAKDALKEIKKANMVIEINAAGLRKPINEPYPSKELLELAFELDIPITFSSDAHSVEQVGFMYDEVKSFAKSVGYTKCATFKNRAKELVIF, from the coding sequence ATGAGAGTAGATTTACACAATCATACAACACTTTGTAACCATGCAACTGGAACTATGGAAGAGTATATACAAAAAGCTATAGAAATAGGTATAGATGTTTACGGTTTCTCTGATCATGCACCAATGCCTTTTGATCCAAAATATAGAATGGATATATCTTTAAAAAGTAGCTATGAGAAATCAATTGAAGAGTTACAAGAGAAGTATAAAAATTCAATTGAGATTTTAAAAGCATATGAAGTGGATTTTATGCAAAATAGTTCTTTGATGTTAGATGAAATATTAACCTCAAAAGTTGATTTTTTAATTGGTTCAGTCCATTTTTTACAGGAAAAGAATTCAGAGCTTTGGGGGTTTGATAATCCAGAATTTATTGGAAAATACAAAGAAAAAGATATTGACCTTATTTGGAGTGATTATTTTACTGCCATAAAAGAGTTAGCAAAGAGTAGATTATTTGATATAGTTGGACACCTTGATTTGATTAAACTCTTTAAGTACCTGCCTAAAAAAGATATAAAACTACTAGCAAAAGATGCTCTTAAAGAGATAAAAAAAGCTAATATGGTTATTGAAATCAATGCTGCTGGTTTAAGAAAACCAATAAATGAACCTTATCCATCAAAAGAGCTTTTAGAACTTGCATTTGAGCTTGATATTCCTATTACTTTCTCGTCAGATGCACATAGTGTTGAGCAAGTTGGGTTTATGTACGATGAGGTTAAATCTTTTGCAAAAAGTGTTGGTTATACGAAGTGCGCAACCTTTAAAAATAGAGCTAAAGAGCTAGTTATTTTTTAA
- a CDS encoding diguanylate cyclase, translating into MTKRVLIIEDSKSVANTLSMLINEHLGFETIKGSSLEECAKLFLEYKGKFDVALLDLGLPDAQHGEIVDFVAKFDVPMIILTGSSTIEDEIKNRSKNIVDYVVKDGLYSYKYTLSIIKRIINNVNMKVLIVDDSKTFLESTKNLIEKYRLTVFTATNGKEALEILENNKNIKVILTDYYMPIMNGLEFVRSVRKNYSKDELSIIVTSVTQEKTIASKFLKCGANDFLYKGFTQEELYVRINANIEVLELFEELKNRANRDFLTNLYNRRYLFEVGNKDLKIANEKNQNFFIALIDIDKFKIINDTYGHSVGDIAIKMVATFLQNSFDDEEIVARLGGEEFCIVFANKDIDKVKDKLEELRKIFEKNSIKVDEHRLNFTISIGCCFKRFDTLDKMIQEADNGLYEAKDLGRNMVRYR; encoded by the coding sequence ATGACAAAAAGAGTATTAATTATAGAGGATAGTAAATCTGTTGCAAATACATTGAGCATGCTTATAAATGAGCATTTAGGCTTTGAGACTATAAAAGGTTCATCCCTTGAAGAGTGTGCAAAACTATTCTTAGAGTATAAAGGCAAGTTTGATGTCGCTCTTCTTGATTTGGGACTACCTGATGCTCAACATGGAGAGATAGTTGATTTTGTAGCCAAATTTGACGTTCCTATGATTATTTTAACTGGTTCTTCAACTATTGAAGATGAGATAAAAAATAGAAGTAAAAATATAGTAGATTATGTAGTAAAAGATGGATTATATTCATATAAGTATACACTTTCAATCATAAAAAGAATTATTAACAATGTTAATATGAAAGTTCTAATTGTAGATGATTCTAAAACTTTTTTAGAGAGTACAAAAAATCTTATTGAGAAATATAGATTAACTGTATTTACTGCAACAAATGGTAAAGAAGCTCTTGAAATACTGGAAAACAACAAAAATATAAAAGTTATATTAACAGATTATTATATGCCTATTATGAATGGACTAGAGTTTGTTAGAAGTGTTAGAAAAAATTATAGTAAAGATGAATTATCAATTATTGTTACATCTGTAACACAAGAGAAAACAATTGCCTCAAAGTTTTTAAAATGTGGTGCCAATGACTTTTTATATAAAGGGTTTACGCAAGAAGAGTTATATGTAAGAATAAATGCAAATATTGAGGTTTTGGAACTATTTGAAGAGCTAAAAAATAGAGCAAACAGAGATTTTTTAACAAATCTTTATAATAGAAGATATCTTTTTGAAGTTGGTAATAAAGATTTAAAAATAGCAAATGAAAAGAATCAAAACTTCTTTATTGCACTTATAGATATAGATAAATTTAAAATTATAAATGATACCTATGGACATAGTGTTGGAGATATTGCAATAAAAATGGTTGCAACATTTTTGCAAAACTCTTTTGATGATGAAGAGATAGTCGCAAGATTAGGTGGAGAAGAGTTTTGTATTGTTTTTGCAAATAAAGATATTGATAAAGTAAAAGATAAATTGGAAGAATTACGAAAAATATTTGAAAAAAACTCTATAAAAGTTGATGAACATAGATTAAATTTTACAATCTCTATTGGGTGTTGTTTTAAAAGATTTGATACCCTTGATAAAATGATACAAGAAGCAGATAATGGACTTTATGAAGCAAAAGATTTAGGAAGAAATATGGTGAGATATAGATGA
- a CDS encoding molybdopterin synthase catalytic subunit — protein MDKLILCDGALDVNKINASWFDEYKDSNFGAIITFNGVVRDENQIDGLSFDIYEPILKNWFDSWQKRANENNAIVLMAHSKGDVLNHQSSYIAAVCSPKRRVALEMIDEFVEDFKANAPIWKYDIIDGKRVYAADRSTPIKGSGILS, from the coding sequence ATGGATAAATTGATTTTATGTGATGGAGCTCTTGATGTTAATAAAATAAATGCATCTTGGTTTGATGAGTATAAAGACTCAAATTTTGGAGCTATTATTACTTTTAATGGAGTAGTAAGAGATGAAAATCAAATTGATGGATTAAGTTTTGATATTTATGAACCAATCTTAAAAAATTGGTTTGATTCATGGCAAAAAAGAGCAAATGAAAATAATGCAATTGTTTTGATGGCTCATAGCAAAGGTGATGTATTAAATCATCAAAGTTCATATATTGCAGCTGTTTGCAGTCCAAAAAGAAGAGTTGCTTTGGAAATGATTGATGAATTTGTTGAAGATTTTAAAGCAAATGCTCCAATTTGGAAATATGATATCATAGATGGCAAAAGAGTTTATGCTGCTGATAGAAGTACTCCTATTAAAGGATCGGGAATATTAAGTTAA
- a CDS encoding MoaD/ThiS family protein gives MVKVEFLGPINKEPIEVDIKSLNELSTILKNDEALSKWLENCAVAVNDTMVISKDISLEDGDRVSLLPPVCGG, from the coding sequence ATGGTAAAAGTAGAATTCTTAGGACCAATAAATAAAGAACCAATAGAAGTTGATATAAAAAGTTTAAATGAATTAAGTACAATATTAAAAAATGATGAAGCATTATCAAAGTGGTTAGAAAATTGTGCAGTTGCGGTTAATGATACAATGGTTATTTCAAAAGATATTAGTTTAGAAGATGGTGATAGAGTTTCTCTTCTTCCTCCTGTATGTGGTGGATGA
- a CDS encoding MqnA/MqnD/SBP family protein has protein sequence MIFAKIDFINLLPVHVYLKKRIQSSQIKSIINYKKSYPSKINKKLKKGKVDSGFISSIASRGEKKLDYGIIARKDVRSVILIPGKDKDDYQSETSNALAKILNLHGEVLIGDKALKFFHENPNIKVVDLALEWKKKYNLPFVFATLCYRKNGKMLNDIMKSFNKKEVKIPQYILKEYSKRSNVSGKNILEYLKRIDYDIKNAEKKALKKFLTFAKQKGF, from the coding sequence ATGATATTTGCAAAAATAGATTTTATTAATTTATTGCCTGTTCATGTATATTTAAAAAAACGTATTCAGTCAAGTCAAATAAAGTCAATTATTAATTATAAAAAATCATACCCATCAAAAATCAATAAGAAACTAAAAAAAGGGAAAGTTGACTCTGGTTTTATCTCTTCTATTGCTTCAAGAGGTGAAAAAAAATTAGACTATGGAATCATTGCAAGAAAAGATGTAAGATCAGTAATTTTAATTCCAGGTAAAGATAAAGATGATTATCAAAGTGAAACTTCAAATGCTTTAGCAAAAATTTTAAATCTACATGGAGAAGTTCTAATTGGGGATAAAGCTTTGAAATTTTTCCATGAAAATCCTAATATAAAAGTGGTTGATTTAGCATTGGAATGGAAAAAGAAATACAATTTACCTTTTGTTTTTGCAACCTTATGTTATAGAAAAAATGGAAAAATGTTAAATGATATAATGAAAAGTTTTAATAAAAAAGAGGTAAAAATTCCTCAATACATTCTAAAAGAGTACTCAAAAAGATCAAATGTCTCTGGAAAAAATATTTTAGAGTACTTAAAAAGAATTGATTATGATATAAAAAATGCTGAAAAAAAAGCCCTTAAAAAGTTTTTAACGTTTGCAAAACAAAAAGGGTTTTAA
- a CDS encoding undecaprenyl-diphosphate phosphatase — protein sequence MTAIDSIVLGIIEGFTEFLPISSTGHLIVASEFLGLDQTNVNKAYEVIIQFAAILAVILNYPSKFTLKHIDLWTKIFIAFVPIGAVGFLFSKQVKALFSLEVVALMFIVGGVIFLIVEKYYDEKKHITSDVEDVSYKQALYIGIAQIFALIPGTSRAGSTIIGAMLVGLNRKASAEFSFLLAFPVMCATTGYDLLKHHNELFVGDNLLNLLIGFVVSFIVAFLTIKIFLKFLENFTFIAFGIYRILFGILLLTFIY from the coding sequence ATGACAGCTATTGATTCTATTGTTTTAGGAATAATTGAAGGATTTACTGAGTTTTTACCAATCTCTTCAACAGGACACTTGATAGTTGCAAGTGAATTTTTAGGGCTTGACCAAACTAATGTTAATAAAGCCTATGAAGTTATAATACAATTTGCTGCAATTTTGGCTGTTATTTTAAATTACCCTTCAAAATTTACACTTAAACATATTGATTTATGGACAAAAATTTTTATAGCTTTTGTTCCAATTGGAGCTGTTGGATTTCTTTTTTCTAAACAAGTTAAAGCTCTATTTTCATTAGAAGTAGTTGCTTTAATGTTTATTGTTGGAGGTGTAATATTTTTAATTGTTGAAAAATATTATGATGAAAAAAAACATATTACAAGTGATGTTGAAGATGTTTCATACAAACAGGCATTATATATAGGAATAGCACAAATTTTTGCTTTGATTCCTGGAACTTCAAGAGCTGGTTCAACTATAATTGGAGCCATGCTAGTAGGATTAAACAGAAAAGCAAGTGCTGAATTCTCTTTTCTTTTAGCCTTTCCTGTTATGTGTGCAACAACGGGATATGATCTACTTAAACATCATAATGAACTCTTTGTTGGAGATAATCTTCTAAATCTTTTGATTGGATTTGTTGTATCTTTTATTGTTGCTTTTTTGACTATAAAGATTTTTCTTAAATTCCTAGAGAATTTTACCTTTATAGCCTTTGGTATTTATAGAATACTTTTTGGTATTTTATTACTTACCTTCATTTATTAA
- a CDS encoding UDP-N-acetylglucosamine--N-acetylmuramyl-(pentapeptide) pyrophosphoryl-undecaprenol N-acetylglucosamine transferase encodes MRVVITGGGTGGHLKVADALIEEYHKRGMKPIFIGSVNGQDQEWFKDDKRLYKAYFLETRGVVNKKGFGKVASLFQIFKGINICFDIFDEFDVKTVISVGGFSAAPATFTSILYFGCKLYIHEQNSVMGTLNSITSKFAKHVFSSFDPKSVVKDYPVSNEFFDNARIRDELNTVIFLGGSQGATAINDFALKVAPTLNRLGLKIIHQTGKNDYDRVAKEYENLKINVDVFPFSKDISLKMSEADFAVSRAGASTLWELCANSLPTLFVPYPHAAKDHQYTNAKYLVDRDLAYLCREENLSEELLIEILKKDNFSISKKLVNSINCDGAESIVDLINEGK; translated from the coding sequence ATGAGAGTTGTAATAACAGGTGGCGGAACGGGCGGACATCTAAAAGTTGCTGATGCATTAATTGAAGAGTATCATAAAAGAGGGATGAAACCTATATTTATAGGTTCAGTTAATGGACAAGATCAAGAGTGGTTTAAAGATGATAAACGATTATATAAAGCCTATTTTTTGGAAACAAGAGGTGTTGTAAATAAAAAGGGTTTTGGGAAAGTGGCTTCTTTGTTTCAAATCTTTAAGGGGATAAATATATGCTTTGATATTTTTGATGAGTTTGATGTAAAAACTGTTATTTCAGTTGGTGGGTTTTCAGCTGCACCTGCAACTTTTACCTCTATTTTATATTTTGGTTGTAAGTTATATATACATGAACAAAATTCAGTTATGGGAACTCTTAACTCAATTACTTCGAAATTTGCAAAACATGTTTTTTCTTCTTTTGATCCAAAATCAGTAGTTAAAGATTATCCAGTATCAAATGAGTTTTTTGATAATGCAAGGATAAGAGATGAACTTAATACAGTGATTTTTTTAGGAGGTTCACAAGGCGCAACTGCAATTAATGACTTTGCTTTAAAAGTTGCTCCAACTCTTAATCGACTTGGGCTTAAGATAATTCATCAAACAGGTAAAAATGATTATGACAGAGTTGCAAAAGAGTATGAAAACTTAAAAATAAATGTTGATGTTTTCCCTTTTTCAAAAGATATCTCTTTGAAAATGAGTGAAGCAGATTTTGCGGTTAGCCGTGCTGGGGCATCAACACTTTGGGAGTTGTGCGCAAACTCATTGCCTACACTATTTGTACCATATCCCCATGCAGCAAAAGATCATCAATATACAAATGCAAAATATTTAGTAGATAGAGATTTGGCTTATCTTTGTAGAGAAGAGAATCTAAGTGAAGAGTTGCTAATTGAGATATTGAAAAAAGACAACTTCTCAATTAGCAAAAAATTGGTTAACTCTATAAACTGCGATGGTGCAGAATCAATAGTCGATTTAATAAATGAAGGTAAGTAA
- a CDS encoding FtsW/RodA/SpoVE family cell cycle protein, with protein MNSNKNTIKRNNSQKRIYQADYVLFILVSLLIIASIIFSYSLTIYTVEFYGYNQFHFFIRQLTVGILSIFIMWGFSLVEPDKIVNRVGMGFFIFFFILMIIMPFLPASVVTASGGANRWIRLPGFSLSPVEFFKIGFIYFLSWSFHRRLIEVPRKIGLKQELLLLMPYFIAFLVVVFIIAFLQKDLGQVVLLGAILFILLIFANRSYKVFVSLGVVGILALVGLIIAAPHRIKRIYSWWAMVQDKILSILPSWADKYLRIDELPEPYQVSHSLNAMHNGGIFGEGIGLGDIKLGFLSEVHTDFVLAGITEEIGLIGLTFITLIMFLIVFRIFRISGRVENKIYHLFTIGVALMIIIAFLINSYGISGMIPIKGIAVPLLSYGGSSMLAISIAIGLVLSISKSVDLSKRVNQ; from the coding sequence ATGAATTCTAACAAAAATACAATTAAAAGAAACAATTCCCAAAAAAGAATTTACCAAGCTGATTATGTACTATTTATATTAGTTTCACTACTAATAATAGCAAGCATTATCTTTTCATATTCATTAACAATTTATACAGTAGAATTCTATGGATATAATCAATTTCATTTTTTTATTAGACAATTAACTGTTGGGATTTTATCTATTTTTATTATGTGGGGATTCTCTTTAGTTGAACCAGATAAAATAGTAAATAGAGTAGGAATGGGATTTTTTATCTTTTTCTTTATTTTAATGATAATAATGCCTTTTTTACCTGCCTCTGTAGTTACTGCTTCGGGTGGGGCTAATAGATGGATTAGGTTACCAGGCTTTTCCCTCTCTCCTGTTGAGTTTTTTAAAATTGGATTTATATATTTCTTATCTTGGTCTTTTCATAGAAGATTGATTGAAGTTCCAAGAAAGATTGGCTTAAAACAAGAACTACTACTTCTTATGCCATATTTTATTGCTTTTTTAGTTGTTGTTTTTATTATTGCTTTTTTACAAAAGGATTTAGGTCAAGTTGTATTGCTTGGAGCAATTTTATTTATTCTATTAATATTTGCAAATAGAAGTTATAAAGTTTTCGTATCTTTAGGAGTCGTTGGGATTTTAGCTTTAGTTGGATTGATTATTGCAGCACCCCATAGGATTAAAAGAATCTACTCTTGGTGGGCAATGGTGCAAGATAAAATATTATCAATTTTACCATCTTGGGCAGATAAGTATTTAAGAATTGATGAACTGCCAGAGCCTTATCAAGTTTCTCACTCATTAAATGCAATGCATAATGGTGGTATATTTGGAGAAGGAATTGGTCTTGGAGATATTAAATTAGGTTTCTTAAGTGAAGTTCATACGGACTTTGTTTTAGCTGGAATTACAGAAGAGATAGGATTAATTGGTCTTACTTTTATTACCTTGATTATGTTTTTAATTGTTTTTAGGATTTTTAGAATTAGTGGCAGAGTTGAAAATAAGATTTATCATCTTTTTACAATAGGTGTTGCCTTGATGATAATTATTGCATTTTTGATAAATTCATATGGAATTTCAGGTATGATACCAATCAAAGGGATAGCTGTGCCACTTCTTAGTTATGGTGGGTCGTCAATGCTTGCTATTTCCATTGCAATTGGTTTAGTTTTATCAATTAGCAAATCTGTAGATTTAAGTAAAAGGGTTAATCAATAA
- a CDS encoding peptidoglycan D,D-transpeptidase FtsI family protein encodes MLIISIFDTMEEYRRLPSLETSKKELSVRGDIISSDNFKIATSKKIYKASIDTRFLDTDKKELFVRLFSIYSNIPYKKIVEKIDESLKEPGNLVLSYNIDSKTAKNLKELEFKLRRLDVFKAIKVPGGKILRGLTVSESGEKRVYSYEKTLTPVVGYITKFETQNDKTKVKGIKGLERNYDKLLNSSKDGILSGNRDVLSYISFNRNSTIKQRVDGANLVLNIPLKLQKNNEMILDIYKEKLQAQEIIISVMDSKTGKILSLASSNRFNPEKIYQNDIPSLNVNAIEYQFEPGSVIKPIAISLAIDKNRIKKNELFFAYNNKGNVNKDGEFPKGAYKLDRFTIKDDHQFKKNYLTLDDIFIFSSNIGTLQLAQRLTGPEFYEGMKRFGFTRKTGIDLPYEKIGMIPKVWQFSANDKEKEDNVFKATVSYGQGMTSTFMQILKAYSAFNNDGVTVTPKIVSYVEIDNNKYKEDKIENEKIISTKTANEIKRLLIKTVTQGTGREAQIDGLEIGGKTGTAQIARDGKYQKEYISSFFGFVNDEKSSYTIGVTVIDPISTGKNWYYHYAAWSAVPVFKEIVKNLVRLNYLSPKNDIISN; translated from the coding sequence GTGTTAATAATTTCAATTTTTGATACCATGGAAGAGTACCGGAGACTACCTTCTTTGGAAACTTCAAAAAAAGAACTCTCAGTTAGGGGAGATATTATTAGTTCTGATAATTTCAAAATTGCAACCTCAAAAAAGATATATAAAGCCTCAATTGATACAAGATTTTTAGATACAGATAAGAAAGAACTTTTTGTTAGACTTTTCTCTATTTATAGTAACATCCCATATAAAAAAATTGTAGAAAAAATTGATGAATCATTAAAAGAACCAGGGAATCTTGTTCTTTCATATAATATTGATTCAAAAACTGCTAAAAACCTGAAAGAATTAGAGTTTAAGCTAAGAAGACTGGATGTTTTTAAAGCAATAAAAGTTCCTGGAGGGAAAATTTTAAGAGGGCTTACTGTTAGTGAGAGTGGAGAAAAACGTGTATACTCTTATGAAAAAACTTTAACTCCAGTTGTGGGATATATTACTAAATTTGAAACTCAAAATGATAAAACAAAAGTAAAAGGGATAAAGGGTTTAGAACGTAACTATGATAAACTTTTAAATAGCAGTAAAGATGGTATTTTAAGTGGAAACAGAGATGTTTTATCATATATCTCTTTTAATAGAAACTCAACTATAAAACAGAGAGTGGATGGAGCAAATTTAGTCCTAAATATTCCTTTGAAATTACAAAAAAACAATGAAATGATTTTAGATATTTACAAAGAAAAACTACAAGCCCAAGAGATAATTATATCTGTTATGGATAGTAAGACTGGTAAAATTTTATCGCTTGCCTCTTCAAATAGATTTAATCCTGAAAAAATTTATCAAAATGATATTCCATCTCTAAATGTAAATGCAATTGAGTACCAATTTGAACCTGGTTCTGTAATAAAACCCATTGCAATATCATTGGCAATAGATAAGAATAGAATCAAAAAAAATGAACTCTTTTTTGCTTATAATAATAAGGGAAATGTAAATAAAGATGGAGAGTTTCCTAAGGGTGCTTATAAACTTGATAGATTTACAATCAAAGATGATCACCAATTTAAAAAGAACTATTTAACTCTTGATGATATATTTATTTTCTCCTCAAATATAGGAACATTACAACTTGCACAAAGGCTTACTGGACCAGAGTTTTATGAAGGTATGAAAAGATTTGGTTTTACAAGAAAAACTGGAATTGATTTGCCTTATGAAAAAATAGGAATGATTCCAAAAGTTTGGCAATTTTCTGCAAATGATAAAGAGAAAGAGGATAATGTATTTAAAGCAACTGTCTCTTATGGTCAAGGTATGACTTCAACTTTTATGCAGATACTTAAAGCGTATAGTGCATTTAACAATGATGGAGTAACAGTAACACCTAAGATTGTCTCATATGTTGAAATTGATAATAATAAATATAAAGAAGACAAAATTGAAAATGAAAAGATTATTTCAACTAAAACAGCAAATGAGATTAAAAGATTATTAATTAAAACTGTAACACAAGGAACAGGAAGAGAAGCTCAAATAGATGGTCTGGAAATTGGTGGTAAAACAGGAACAGCACAAATTGCAAGGGATGGTAAATATCAAAAAGAGTATATCTCCTCATTTTTTGGTTTTGTTAATGATGAAAAAAGCTCTTACACAATTGGTGTAACAGTTATTGACCCAATTTCTACTGGTAAAAATTGGTAT